A region from the Pararge aegeria chromosome Z, ilParAegt1.1, whole genome shotgun sequence genome encodes:
- the LOC120636571 gene encoding protein SERAC1 yields the protein MSLQDRLKPLIKILKVVSLCGSSVLIVAYHCSLINKSIKNIVNTNVLDVEKKFTAEYIYIDDPSYDATMKLEHTREISNSVGFSRIWKSLKHSLAWKLLWVCRHGSKEQRNLAIDQLAAFKNNKSWDCLRIAQAVDKNTAVLLAHTYGVDLRYFLPPPLHVRRAALTSELLSYTFKDMINYVQIVNPHSCIQHFLSKYFVNLQEQIGEVDSSPPKPDNLSEKELCILCLDALHHHIFLFYQKSYENDKSVNTLHKLGLLPKLAELMLRYKHDTEVDFAVLKILTVLSLYNNLLNDFFQNGLIGELARLLKSKDVRLASSAAVCLANLSGEFCYRPGLFLLYPLYRQRKTHTCDTLLVHGLRGGVFVTWRQRDKKCAEPVGIIEVTTSDVDCDPCEESTGDKNNRYLDPDLEMVLEQFKELEDEKLLSSYEVVLNDIPIEAKRDINNDILLAKKKRVALLQEEEDKCSHTHCWPKDWLPKDCSNLRILGFNYWSKLSDWLEGCPLQNADIVARAEELASALIDAEVGKKNVVWLAHSMGGLIVKQLLVDGAQKSDEAYKILCQNTKAVLFYSTPHKGSALATMPRAAASILWPSQDVKQLQENSPELLELHELFLKFADKFNWETISFAETLPTLITAFKVPVHFVEPYSADLGRGVFYQLPLDHLSICKPATRQSILYTTVLDILQQATKCDVEMNYTESYVYRIVNVIWLFISRIVNQLKSTMKD from the coding sequence ATGAGCCTCCAAGACCGTTTGAaaccattaattaaaatattgaaagtgGTTTCACTATGTGGTAGTAGTGTTTTGATTGTTGCATATCACTGTAGcttaataaacaaaagtattaaaaatattgtgaacACCAATGTCttagatgtggaaaagaaattcaCTGCTGAATATATTTACATTGATGACCCCTCCTACGATGCCACAATGAAGTTGGAACATACTAGGGAGATTTCAAATTCTGTAGGGTTCAGCCGTATttggaaaagtttaaaacattCCCTGGCTTGGAAGCTACTGTGGGTCTGTCGCCATGGAAGTAAGGAGCAACGGAATTTAGCTATAGACCAATTAgcagcttttaaaaataataagagttGGGACTGCCTAAGAATAGCCCAAGCTGTAGATAAAAATACAGCAGTTCTTCTTGCTCATACATATGGTGTTGACCTACGTTACTTCCTTCCACCTCCTTTACATGTAAGAAGAGCAGCCTTGACATCAGAACTTTTGTCATATACATTTAAAGATATGATTAATTATGTGCAAATTGTAAATCCTCATAGTTGCATACAGcattttttatctaaatattttgttaatttgcaAGAACAAATAGGTGAAGTAGACAGCTCACCTCCAAAGCCAGATAATCTCAGCGAGAAAGAACTTTGCATACTATGTCTTGATGCTCTGCATCAtcacatttttctattttaccaGAAATCATATGAAAATGATAAATCTGTAAATACATTGCATAAATTGGGATTACTGCCTAAATTGGCAGAGTTAATGTTGCGATATAAACATGATACAGAAGTTGATTTTGCAGTATTAAAAATACTAACTGTTTTAAGTTTGTACAATAATCTATTAAATGACTTTTTTCAAAATGGACTTATTGGGGAACTTGCTCGGCTACTAAAATCAAAGGATGTTCGTCTAGCCAGTTCTGCAGCTGTTTGTTTAGCCAATCTCTCCGGCGAATTTTGTTATAGGCCTGGACTATTTTTGTTATACCCTTTATATAGACAAAGAAAAACTCATACATGTGACACTCTGCTTGTTCATGGACTGCGGGGTGGTGTGTTTGTCACATGGCGCCAGAGAGACAAAAAGTGTGCAGAACCTGTTGGAATTATAGAAGTGACAACATCTGATGTTGACTGTGACCCATGTGAAGAAAGCACaggtgataaaaataataggtatttaGATCCTGACCTTGAAATGGTTTTAGAGCAATTTAAAGAACTAGAAGATGAAAAACTCTTGTCTAGTTATGAAGTTGTGTTGAATGACATTCCAATTGAAGCCAAGAGAGATATTAACAATGACATTTTACTGGCTAAAAAAAAGAGGGTAGCTTTATTGCAAGAGGAGGAAGATAAATGTAGTCATACACATTGTTGGCCTAAAGATTGGTTACCGAAAGATTGCAGTAACCTAAGGATACTGGGTTTTAATTATTGGAGTAAGCTATCTGATTGGTTGGAAGGATGTCCACTTCAAAATGCCGACATTGTTGCTCGAGCTGAAGAACTTGCTTCTGCACTGATTGATGCTGaagttggaaaaaaaaatgtggtttGGCTGGCTCACTCAATGGGTGGCCTGATTGTTAAACAGTTGTTAGTAGATGGTGCCCAAAAAAGTGATGaggcatataaaatattatgtcaaaACACTAAGGCAGTGCTATTCTACAGTACACCCCATAAAGGcagtgcattagcaacaatgcctCGTGCTGCTGCATCAATATTGTGGCCTTCACAAGATGTTAAACAATTACAAGAGAATTCTCCTGAACTGCTTGAATTGCATGAGTTATTCTTAAAATTTGCAGACAAATTTAACTGGGAAACTATAAGTTTTGCTGAAACTTTACCAACTCTTATTACAGCATTCAAAGTACCTGTACACTTTGTTGAACCATATTCAGCAGACTTAGGGCGTGGAGTGTTTTATCAACTTCCCCTTGATCACTTATCAATATGCAAGCCAGCAACCAGACAATCTATTTTATACACAACAGTTTTAGATATTTTGCAGCAGGCAACTAAATGTGATGTTGAAATGAATTATACTGAATCTTATGTTTATAGAATAGTGAATgtaatttggttatttattagTAGAATAGTAAATCAACTAAAAAGTACCATGAAAGACTAG